The Pyxicephalus adspersus chromosome 1, UCB_Pads_2.0, whole genome shotgun sequence sequence NNNNNNNNNNNNNNNNNNNNNNNNNNNNNNNNNNNNNNNNNNNNNNNNNNNNNNNNNNNNNNNNNNNNNNNNNNNNNNNNNNNNNNNNNNNNNNNNNNNNNNNNNNNNNNNNNNNNNNNNNNNNNNNNNNNNNNNNNNNNNNNNNNNNNNNNNNNNNNNNNNNNNNNNNNNNNNNNNNNNNNNNNNNNNNNNNNNNNNNNNNNNNNNNNNNNNNNNNNNNNNNNNNNNNNNNNNNNNNNNNNNNNNNNNNNNNNNNNNNNNNNNNNNNNNNNNNNNNNNNNNNNNNNNNNNNNNNNNNNNNNNNNNNNNNNNNNNNNNNNNNNNNNNNNNNNNNNNNNNNNNNNNNNNNNNAGATTTATTGgaggggaggctgaagggcagatttattgggggggaggctgaagggcagatttattggaggggaggctgaagggcagatttattggaGGCTGGGGGgcttttctttatccccaaatGTTCTTTGCTTTGGCAGCTATCACTGAGCATTGAGCAGAGTTGCTGGATCTCTTTCCTTCTCCCAAGCTCCATGTCTTTTGGAGGGTTCTCAGCCATTATGAAATGTTCTGACCATCGATGGTCTGAGATGCCCCATCATAAGCCTGGAGATGTGTTGCCCTGTGTTGTTCTGGTGTAGAATGCTGATTTCCATATGTTTGCCCCCCTTCCCCCAGAGTGTGACTATGTCATCCCCAAGCCCCAGTATGAGGAGATCCTTGTACCCCGTTATGGTAATGCCACCCTGCCTTGCCACTTCACCTTCATTGAGAACACCTACGACCTGGGCATGAGCTGGCACCGGGAGGACATAGTGGAGGAGATTGAGGTGGAAGACATCCAGGCTTACATACAGCAGACCTATGAATACAAAGAACCTCAGCTGGTCTACAGCTTCCATAAAGACAAAGAGGACCACTCGGAGCAGAGCTTCGCCTACTATGACCGCGTCAGGGTGGACGTCAATGAGATCCCTGATGGTGACTTGACGCTCTTCATACGCAATGTGGACTATCAGGACGAGGGGCTGTATACGTGTAAGGCCATCAGCCCTCATGGCAAAGGAGAGGTTAAACTGAAACTCATCATACAAGGTAAAAGCATTTCTATTCATTGTATATCTCTGCCATATACacaagtgctgtacaaagaaccCTGAGCATGTCCCATTATTTTACAACCTAAGATCCCCACCACAATCATAATGTTATTACCACAAATTGTCTTCAATGTAATCTCACCCCCATGCTGCCCCAATACCCCCATATATAAGCTGTCATTGCCCTCCCTCCTGGGGTAGAATTTGGGAATAGCCAGCATTTCATGACCTTGTTGCAGCTTTTACATGGAAATCTGGAGGTGAGTCCTTTAAGGTCCCAGGATTTTGGTAAATtgttaataaatgattattttacatGTGATGAAGACAATTTGGAGTTTTCCCTGACCTAAGTGCCCGGGTATTGGGGGATTTGTCTCCTGGAAGGGCCATGTGTTGTATGGTGGCCCCAGGTGTCATCTCCGTATCTTCTCATTGCAGAGGAGGAGGAGCCCCCGGTAAAGTTTGATACGGTGGACAATGCCACAGTCTGTCGTTGTGTGTCCAAAGGTTGGTACAAGATTCCCATTGTGCGCTGGTTGAACCGCCGAGAGGACGACATTTCAGAGAATTCCACCACCGAGGTCCTGGAGCAAACACAGGATGGTAGTCAAAGGGTCTCCTCAACTCTGAGTGGGGTGAAGAGCCACGAAATCTACCGATGCCTCATCAGGGACGTGAAAAAAGCGAGGAGAGCGCGGACCATATACAGGAAGCTAAGTATGGGAATAGATTCACCCAGGTCTTCTATAATGTCTTATATGTTTGAGATTCAACCTGCCAGTGCCCACCAAGCTGACCATCACCAGACCTCAGATTTAATGCCCACAAGTGCCCCAAAACAGACCCTGGGTCTGAGAAAGTACCCTGGACGCTCTGGAGGGCATTTGCTTTCTCTGCAATGTCATTCAGAATGTTTCAAACTTCCACTTTGTCATGAAGGAGGTGGAAGAGGGAACTCCTCATTCTAGAAGAGCTCCGCTACTGACCACCACTGCTCTAGTCtatcttaaagcccaactccaagcTGCAGGCTCCCTGCCCAGTAAGTGTGCCCCCTATGGGTACCCACTGGCAGAGATtgctgctttttgtattttaccatTCATCTTTTACAAAGTTTCCAGGACAGTGTCATGATGATGGAAGGTCTTCTTGGCCTCCAGCTGAGCAGTCTGTATTGATACAAAATTCAGAATGATTTGATGATCTCTGCTCTCCGTACCAATACAGTGAGAATGATGGGTGCTATAGTAATGCCCCTTCAGGGTAATACCCCTTTATGGGGCATGACACCCTGCATTCACAATAGAGTGTTCATCTTGCaatactgaggacatcttgtggcagagaaGATGTACTGCAGACACTTTAATGCCGGATTACTGGGTAATATTGACGCATGAtctgttttctttaattaaatattgcatttgGCTCAGAGATGGGTAAAAACAAATTAGATTCAATTAACATAAAATCAAAACTGATGCTACTGCactaaaaaatttcttttttttttcttttattggttaAATTAGAAATATTGTCACGTGTTTCTATGTCTCTTTTCTGCCTGTTTGttatttacagagctcagtagctcaagaaGGGTTTGCAACACACAACTGAATATGTCTGATGGACATCTCCACCCTGATTGGATGACTTCTAAAGTGCTGTTTCTGAGTGCTCTGGaaataaagtgtttatttgtaaaatttgaattaaaaaacaatgagATCTGATGCTGGG is a genomic window containing:
- the LOC140338963 gene encoding uncharacterized protein; translation: MALLYTALALSLLLYLAECDYVIPKPQYEEILVPRYGNATLPCHFTFIENTYDLGMSWHREDIVEEIEVEDIQAYIQQTYEYKEPQLVYSFHKDKEDHSEQSFAYYDRVRVDVNEIPDGDLTLFIRNVDYQDEGLYTCKAISPHGKGEVKLKLIIQEEEEPPVKFDTVDNATVCRCVSKGWYKIPIVRWLNRREDDISENSTTEVLEQTQDGSQRVSSTLSGVKSHEIYRCLIRDVKKARRARTIYRKLSMGIDSPRSSIMSYMFEIQPASAHQADHHQTSDLMPTSAPKQTLGLRKEGGAQGIWGVLKPQLNIQFEEMEISDVGNITTNTTME